One region of Sulfuriroseicoccus oceanibius genomic DNA includes:
- a CDS encoding Precorrin-3B methylase: protein MPAKKKTNAKPLVGGALIKEVNRRIRLARGHWDAHRNKACRRERDAAMELYETLTKEQRDQVPQVLRVWLRYRSEKYFGDHRTPPGNK, encoded by the coding sequence ATGCCGGCGAAGAAGAAAACCAATGCCAAGCCTCTGGTGGGTGGTGCCCTGATCAAAGAGGTCAACCGCAGGATCAGGCTGGCGCGTGGCCATTGGGACGCTCATCGCAACAAAGCCTGCCGCCGCGAGCGCGATGCGGCAATGGAGCTCTACGAGACGCTCACCAAAGAACAACGCGATCAAGTTCCGCAGGTGCTGCGCGTCTGGCTGCGCTACCGCAGCGAGAAGTACTTCGGCGATCACCGCACGCCGCCCGGGAACAAGTAG
- a CDS encoding GxxExxY protein: MIGDLQTYEIIGAAMAVHSELGSGFLERVYHEALKLEFARRGIPFESEVALAVMYRGEKLDAGYRADFVCYGAVLVEIKAMVDLGANESAQVINYLKATGYERGLLFNFGTKSLQQKRFIKSLDRG; this comes from the coding sequence GTGATTGGTGATCTGCAGACCTATGAGATTATTGGGGCCGCGATGGCTGTGCATTCGGAGCTTGGAAGCGGGTTTCTAGAGCGGGTCTACCATGAGGCGTTGAAGTTGGAGTTCGCAAGGCGGGGGATTCCCTTTGAGAGTGAAGTGGCGCTGGCTGTTATGTACCGGGGGGAGAAGCTGGATGCTGGTTACCGCGCGGATTTTGTGTGCTACGGAGCGGTATTGGTCGAGATCAAGGCAATGGTTGATCTGGGCGCAAATGAGTCAGCTCAAGTGATCAACTATTTGAAAGCCACAGGGTATGAGAGAGGGCTGCTCTTCAATTTCGGAACAAAGAGTCTTCAGCAAAAGCGCTTCATAAAGTCCTTAGACCGCGGTTGA